A window of the Pseudomonas fluorescens genome harbors these coding sequences:
- a CDS encoding DUF4381 domain-containing protein produces the protein MNPNVPDIGQLKELGLPAPVSYAPQTWGWWVLLTVLVLAAVLIGVRRYRQWRRDQYRREALVRLAQLRERSDDLNALRELPELLKRVALSMPSCNVVPVGAGLLAKASGQSMNVLDGVPSSRASRIVAPSPPQGPAALEGLDWQAFLQRHCKKPLPADLSEQLAQLAYAPDDALRALPAPQRLALFDTCQYWVERHHVAA, from the coding sequence ATGAATCCGAACGTTCCGGACATCGGACAGCTCAAGGAGCTGGGCCTGCCGGCGCCGGTGAGCTACGCACCGCAGACCTGGGGCTGGTGGGTGTTGCTGACGGTGTTGGTGCTGGCCGCGGTGCTGATCGGTGTGCGGCGTTATCGGCAATGGCGACGGGATCAATATCGGCGTGAAGCGCTGGTGCGGCTGGCGCAATTGCGCGAGCGCAGCGACGACCTGAATGCGTTGCGCGAATTGCCGGAATTGCTCAAGCGTGTGGCGCTTTCAATGCCGAGCTGCAATGTCGTACCTGTGGGAGCGGGCTTGCTCGCGAAGGCGTCAGGCCAGTCAATGAATGTGTTGGATGGTGTTCCCTCTTCGCGAGCAAGTCGAATCGTCGCACCGTCGCCCCCACAGGGTCCGGCGGCGCTGGAGGGACTCGATTGGCAAGCCTTCTTGCAGCGGCACTGCAAAAAGCCGCTGCCGGCGGATTTGAGCGAACAACTGGCGCAACTCGCCTACGCCCCGGACGACGCGTTGCGCGCCCTGCCCGCGCCGCAGCGCCTGGCGTTGTTCGACACCTGCCAATACTGGGTGGAGCGTCATCATGTGGCAGCTTGA
- a CDS encoding HAD family hydrolase, protein MTNPMLHRQRFGLALLFGLALPLLAQASEPLPSWNDSPAKKHIIEFVEAVTDQAGKDFVKPAERIAVFDNDGTLWSEQPAYFEILFAFDEVKRTAPQHPEWKTTQPFKAVLENDHKALAASGMDGIMKIVAATHSGMTTEAFDDYAKTWLSQARHPKTGKPYTEMIFQPMLEMLDYLRSQDFKTYIVSGGDTGFMRAFAEKVYGIPPEQVIGTTFVTAFEYKDGKASIVRTAKLAHNDDGPGKPVSIDAVIGRRPILAFGNSDGDLQMLQWTAAGPGKRFMGLVHHTDAKREWAYDRKSDIGRLDKALDEANSRGWTVVDMASDWRRIYPFDPPVPEQVK, encoded by the coding sequence ATGACGAACCCGATGCTGCATCGCCAACGTTTTGGTCTGGCCCTGTTGTTCGGCCTCGCATTGCCGCTGCTGGCGCAGGCCAGCGAACCGCTGCCGTCGTGGAATGACAGCCCGGCGAAAAAGCACATCATCGAGTTCGTCGAGGCGGTCACCGATCAGGCCGGCAAGGACTTCGTCAAACCCGCCGAACGGATTGCCGTGTTCGACAATGACGGCACCCTCTGGAGCGAGCAACCCGCCTATTTCGAAATCCTGTTCGCGTTCGATGAAGTCAAACGCACGGCACCACAGCACCCAGAATGGAAAACCACTCAGCCGTTCAAGGCTGTTCTGGAAAACGATCACAAGGCCCTCGCCGCTTCAGGCATGGACGGCATCATGAAGATCGTCGCCGCCACTCATTCGGGAATGACCACCGAAGCGTTCGATGACTACGCGAAAACCTGGCTCTCCCAGGCCCGCCACCCGAAAACCGGCAAGCCGTACACCGAAATGATCTTCCAGCCGATGCTGGAAATGCTCGACTACCTGCGCAGCCAGGACTTCAAGACCTACATCGTCTCCGGTGGCGACACCGGCTTCATGCGCGCCTTCGCCGAGAAGGTCTACGGCATCCCGCCGGAACAGGTGATCGGCACCACCTTCGTGACCGCGTTCGAATACAAGGACGGCAAAGCCTCGATCGTGCGCACCGCCAAACTGGCGCACAACGACGACGGCCCGGGCAAACCGGTGAGCATCGACGCCGTGATCGGGCGTCGACCAATCCTCGCCTTCGGCAACTCCGACGGCGACCTGCAGATGCTCCAGTGGACCGCCGCAGGTCCCGGCAAACGCTTCATGGGTCTGGTGCATCACACCGACGCCAAACGCGAATGGGCCTATGACCGAAAATCCGATATCGGGCGCCTGGACAAGGCCCTCGACGAAGCGAATTCCCGAGGCTGGACCGTGGTGGACATGGCGAGCGACTGGCGCCGGATCTACCCGTTCGATCCGCCCGTACCCGAGCAAGTGAAGTAG
- a CDS encoding arylsulfatase, translating into MTRIRKWIPRLALVATSVMALSATASAADKPNILVIFGDDIGQTNISAYSMGVVGYKTPNIDRIAKEGMMFTDYYAENSCTAGRSTFITGQTALRTGLSKVGMPGVPVGLQARDVTIAQALKAHGYATGQFGKNHLGDRDEYLPTNHGFDEFFGNLYHLNAEEEPERPYWPKDDAEFVKASSPRGVIHSFADGKIEDTGALNKKRMETIDDETTAAAQAFIEKQAKADKPFFVWMNTTRMHAFTHVRESMQGQSGMVGNEYADGMLEHDGDVGKLLKTLDDLKITDNTIVVYTTDNGPNQWSWPDAATTPFRNEKNSNWEGAYRVPAMVRWPGHIKPGEVSTQMFSGLDWFPTLLAAVGDLDIKDRLLKGADVGGKNFKVHLDGFNQLDYLTGKTDKSARNEFYYFNDDGELVSMRYNDWKFVFCEQRAPGGFKVWSEPFTCLRVPKIFNLRMDPYERADTVSDQYYDWLAKNDYLIFEGISRSAKFLQTFVDYPPSQRPASFSIDQIREEVDKKIEEKMKAAK; encoded by the coding sequence ATGACTCGCATACGCAAGTGGATACCCAGGCTAGCCCTGGTGGCGACTTCAGTCATGGCCCTGTCGGCAACCGCCTCAGCGGCCGATAAACCCAACATTCTGGTGATCTTCGGCGACGATATCGGCCAGACCAACATCAGTGCCTACTCGATGGGCGTGGTCGGCTACAAGACGCCGAACATCGACCGGATCGCCAAGGAAGGCATGATGTTCACCGACTACTATGCGGAGAACAGTTGCACCGCAGGGCGATCAACGTTCATCACCGGCCAGACAGCGCTGCGCACCGGCCTGTCCAAGGTCGGCATGCCGGGCGTACCGGTCGGCTTGCAGGCCCGTGACGTCACCATCGCCCAAGCGCTGAAGGCCCACGGTTATGCCACCGGCCAGTTCGGCAAGAATCACCTCGGCGACAGGGACGAGTACCTTCCCACCAACCATGGCTTCGATGAATTCTTCGGCAATCTTTATCACCTGAATGCCGAAGAAGAGCCGGAACGCCCTTACTGGCCCAAGGATGATGCCGAGTTCGTCAAGGCTTCCTCGCCCCGTGGCGTGATCCACAGTTTTGCCGACGGCAAGATCGAAGACACCGGCGCCTTGAACAAAAAGCGCATGGAAACCATCGACGATGAAACCACTGCCGCCGCGCAGGCGTTCATCGAGAAACAGGCCAAGGCTGACAAACCGTTCTTCGTCTGGATGAACACCACCCGCATGCACGCCTTCACGCATGTGCGTGAGTCCATGCAGGGCCAGAGCGGCATGGTCGGCAACGAGTATGCTGACGGCATGCTCGAACACGACGGCGACGTGGGTAAGCTGCTCAAGACCCTCGATGACCTGAAAATCACCGACAACACGATCGTGGTCTACACCACCGACAACGGCCCGAACCAGTGGTCATGGCCGGACGCGGCCACCACGCCGTTCCGCAACGAGAAAAACTCCAACTGGGAAGGTGCTTATCGGGTGCCGGCCATGGTTCGTTGGCCAGGGCATATCAAGCCCGGTGAAGTGTCGACGCAGATGTTCTCCGGTCTGGACTGGTTCCCAACCTTGCTTGCGGCCGTGGGCGATCTCGACATCAAGGATCGCTTGCTTAAAGGCGCGGACGTCGGCGGCAAGAACTTCAAGGTGCATCTGGACGGTTTCAACCAGCTGGACTACCTGACCGGCAAGACCGACAAGAGCGCGCGTAACGAGTTCTACTACTTCAACGATGACGGTGAACTGGTGAGCATGCGTTACAACGACTGGAAGTTCGTTTTCTGCGAACAGCGTGCACCGGGCGGCTTCAAGGTCTGGAGCGAACCGTTCACGTGCCTGCGCGTACCGAAGATTTTCAATCTGCGCATGGACCCGTATGAACGCGCCGACACGGTCTCCGACCAATACTACGATTGGCTGGCGAAAAACGATTACCTGATATTCGAGGGGATAAGCCGGTCCGCCAAGTTCCTGCAGACCTTCGTCGATTACCCGCCAAGCCAGCGTCCGGCGAGCTTCAGCATCGACCAGATCCGCGAGGAAGTGGACAAGAAAATCGAGGAGAAAATGAAAGCGGCCAAGTAA
- a CDS encoding vWA domain-containing protein, with protein MWQLDYPWLLLLLPIPWLAYRYLPTYQEARSAVRVPFFGAMSRAVGETPASAGTRSNHWQLWLNVLVWALLLVAAARPVFVEKPIERQQPVRDLMLAIDLSQSMETEDFTNAAGQKINRLAAVKEVVQGFIDKRKDDRLGLIVFGSGAYPQAPLTLDHASLSLLLEDTGIGMAGPNTAIGDAIGLSLKLLDKAHEQEKVLILLTDGNDTSSAITPDHAAEMAAAKGVVIHTIGIGDPTASGESKVNLQSLQQIAQATDGQFFRAEDRTALDQVYSTLDRLTPHQVKTLSHQPQRELFYWPLGTALVLLTLYHLGALLRPRLAVARQRQEA; from the coding sequence ATGTGGCAGCTTGATTACCCGTGGCTGTTGCTCCTGCTGCCGATCCCCTGGCTGGCCTACCGCTACCTGCCCACCTATCAGGAAGCGCGCAGCGCCGTGCGGGTGCCGTTTTTCGGCGCCATGAGCCGCGCCGTCGGCGAAACCCCGGCCAGTGCCGGCACCCGCAGCAATCACTGGCAACTGTGGCTGAATGTGCTGGTGTGGGCCCTGCTGCTGGTCGCCGCTGCCCGTCCGGTGTTCGTCGAAAAACCCATCGAACGCCAGCAACCGGTACGCGACCTGATGCTCGCCATCGACCTCTCGCAATCGATGGAAACCGAGGATTTCACCAACGCCGCCGGCCAGAAAATCAACCGCCTGGCCGCCGTCAAAGAGGTCGTGCAAGGCTTCATCGACAAGCGCAAGGACGATCGCCTCGGCCTGATCGTGTTCGGCAGCGGTGCTTATCCGCAGGCGCCGCTGACCCTCGATCACGCCAGCCTGTCCCTGTTGCTGGAAGACACCGGCATCGGCATGGCCGGCCCCAATACCGCGATTGGCGATGCCATTGGCCTGAGTCTGAAGCTGCTGGACAAGGCCCATGAACAGGAAAAAGTCCTGATCCTGCTCACCGACGGCAACGACACCAGCAGCGCCATCACCCCCGACCATGCCGCCGAGATGGCCGCCGCCAAAGGCGTGGTGATTCATACCATCGGCATCGGCGACCCCACTGCTTCCGGTGAGTCCAAGGTCAATCTGCAAAGCCTGCAACAGATCGCCCAGGCCACCGACGGCCAGTTCTTCCGCGCCGAAGACCGCACCGCGCTGGATCAGGTCTACAGCACCCTCGACCGGCTCACGCCGCATCAAGTGAAAACCCTCAGCCATCAACCCCAGCGCGAATTGTTTTACTGGCCGCTGGGCACGGCGCTGGTTCTGCTGACGCTGTATCACCTCGGCGCACTGCTGCGCCCAAGGCTGGCGGTTGCACGTCAGCGGCAGGAGGCCTGA
- a CDS encoding VWA domain-containing protein encodes MEINLGDFHFLRPLWLLLALFAALLPLIWRRSRDLQRRLRGNIAEHLLPHLLVTPQDHQRLRPVHLLCALLVLGAVAAAGPTWEQDRPDFLENRAPLIVAVDLSPSMDASDVPPTRLEAAKHTLHDLIQRRAGARTALIAYAGSAHLVLPATDDPALLDSFIQALGTGLIDKPGKNVGAVIDQAKRLLNAEKTPGSLLLITDGADTAQLDGLGKQLQGTGLQVLVLAVGNQDGGLIQNAEGQPRTDSNGRPVLGSFDPAAIKQLASVLDAPLGSLTLTNDDLDWVELHAQQHFQSASAEQQELHWKDAGYWLCWPLLLLALFSVRKGWSVNWMPALALAVGLGWPSAPAQANALTDAFFTRDQQGRWAFEHEHFPQAAALFVDPYWKGVAAYHAADFDLALATFARLDTPQAYFYLGNIYVRRFKFDQAIAAYQQALKLQPQFPEATANLALAIALQKDTESAEQNAPETKPDEVKFDKTPGKGQSKAVTTEQATSDALWLQNLTTSPAKFLRQKFSLQDQAEARP; translated from the coding sequence ATGGAGATCAATCTCGGCGACTTCCACTTCTTGCGTCCGCTGTGGTTGCTGCTCGCACTGTTCGCGGCGCTGCTGCCGTTGATCTGGCGACGCAGCCGTGATTTGCAGCGGCGTCTGCGCGGCAATATCGCCGAGCATCTGCTGCCACACCTGCTGGTCACCCCACAGGATCACCAGCGCCTGCGTCCGGTGCATCTGTTGTGTGCATTGCTGGTGTTGGGCGCCGTGGCGGCAGCCGGGCCGACCTGGGAGCAGGATCGGCCGGACTTTCTGGAGAATCGTGCGCCGCTGATCGTGGCCGTCGACCTGTCGCCGTCGATGGACGCCAGCGACGTACCGCCCACTCGGCTGGAAGCCGCCAAACACACACTGCACGACTTGATCCAGCGCCGCGCCGGTGCGCGCACCGCGTTGATCGCCTACGCGGGCAGCGCGCATCTGGTACTGCCGGCGACCGATGATCCGGCGTTGCTCGACAGTTTCATTCAGGCCCTGGGCACCGGGCTGATCGACAAACCGGGCAAGAACGTCGGCGCCGTGATCGATCAGGCCAAGCGCCTGCTGAATGCCGAGAAAACCCCAGGCAGCCTGCTGTTGATCACTGACGGCGCCGACACCGCGCAGCTCGATGGACTGGGCAAACAGTTGCAGGGCACCGGGTTGCAAGTGCTGGTGCTCGCGGTGGGCAATCAGGACGGCGGGTTGATTCAGAATGCGGAAGGCCAGCCGCGCACCGACAGCAACGGTCGCCCGGTGCTGGGCAGTTTCGACCCGGCGGCGATCAAGCAACTGGCCTCGGTACTCGATGCGCCGCTGGGCAGTCTGACGCTGACGAACGACGATCTGGACTGGGTCGAACTGCACGCGCAACAGCACTTTCAGAGCGCCAGCGCCGAGCAGCAGGAATTGCACTGGAAAGACGCCGGTTACTGGCTGTGCTGGCCGCTGTTGCTGCTGGCATTGTTCAGTGTGCGCAAGGGCTGGAGCGTGAACTGGATGCCGGCGCTGGCCCTGGCCGTAGGCCTCGGCTGGCCGTCAGCACCGGCGCAGGCCAATGCCCTGACTGACGCGTTTTTCACCCGCGACCAGCAAGGGCGCTGGGCCTTCGAGCACGAGCACTTCCCGCAAGCGGCGGCGCTGTTTGTCGACCCGTACTGGAAAGGCGTCGCGGCCTATCACGCCGCCGACTTCGATCTGGCGCTGGCGACCTTCGCCCGGCTCGACACGCCGCAAGCGTATTTCTATCTGGGCAACATCTACGTGCGCCGCTTCAAGTTCGATCAAGCCATCGCGGCCTATCAGCAAGCGTTGAAGCTGCAACCACAATTCCCCGAAGCCACGGCCAACCTGGCGCTGGCCATCGCCCTGCAAAAAGACACCGAAAGCGCCGAACAGAACGCTCCCGAAACCAAGCCGGACGAGGTCAAGTTCGACAAGACACCGGGCAAAGGCCAGAGCAAAGCCGTGACGACCGAACAGGCGACGTCGGATGCGTTGTGGCTGCAGAACCTCACCACTTCACCGGCGAAATTCCTCCGGCAGAAATTCAGCCTGCAGGATCAGGCGGAGGCCCGGCCATGA